A window of the Microbacterium sp. AZCO genome harbors these coding sequences:
- a CDS encoding DUF2156 domain-containing protein yields MMRVLGRVPATLTLIALLLVAGVVWQGLWQPFEDSSTFDVVAYGLPALSEGRWWTPVTGTFFVTQPWVYLLTLPTFIGMGFLEFRRGSRVALAYFSVGQLFAVLFLLVFSFTPWPWAQAQALVLDVGPSGGTFACIAAALGLLPQPWRVRAWLVLLGFVTVALLFWGGVEDLEHALAVALVLFVDRSLRIQRTTIREQRLIAFVVALSLGAIEVLTVLTPTNGVFGHTDAVDGPWVDAAIDAAVALFFADGLRRGRRWAWGWTVGWAIFNVVIAALLVALLLSGAGGVQATLGDFSVSIATSTLWLLFLVYLVWVRRAFRAKRRARLGAQPAPTVDEVKELLRSDGGGTLSWMTTWDGNDYFRTSDGIVAYQRRSGVAIVLADPLGPAASRPASVREFIEGAERAALIPCFFSAGEQTRAAVPEGWRSLVVADDTIVDLPGLAFTGKQWNSVRSSLNRAGREEMTFRLTRLADEPWGIQQQLRAISEMWVGDKGLPEMGFTLGTLDEAADPEVRLALAISPKGDVDGFLSWLPVYGGGGEVHGWTLDLMRRREGGFGPVMEYLIGSSARHFSDEGAQILSLSGAPLTHDYPEDAGPIADLTDKLAEMLEPVYGFRSLHRFKEKFHPRYETMYLLYRDETDLTRIAAGLTRAFLPDATLRQFASAGLELVRGEKD; encoded by the coding sequence ATGATGCGAGTGCTCGGGCGCGTCCCCGCGACGCTGACCCTGATCGCGCTCCTGCTCGTCGCCGGCGTCGTCTGGCAGGGACTCTGGCAGCCCTTCGAGGACTCCTCGACGTTCGACGTCGTCGCGTACGGCCTGCCCGCCCTGTCCGAAGGACGCTGGTGGACGCCCGTGACGGGCACCTTCTTCGTCACTCAGCCGTGGGTCTACCTCCTGACCCTCCCGACCTTCATCGGCATGGGGTTCCTCGAGTTCCGCCGGGGCAGCCGCGTCGCCCTCGCGTACTTCAGCGTCGGACAGCTCTTCGCGGTGCTCTTCCTCCTCGTCTTCTCCTTCACGCCCTGGCCCTGGGCGCAGGCGCAGGCGCTCGTCCTCGACGTGGGCCCCTCAGGCGGAACCTTCGCCTGCATCGCGGCGGCGCTCGGGCTCCTCCCGCAGCCCTGGCGCGTGCGGGCGTGGCTCGTCCTGCTCGGCTTCGTGACGGTCGCGCTGCTGTTCTGGGGAGGCGTGGAAGACCTCGAGCACGCCCTCGCCGTCGCGCTGGTGCTCTTCGTCGACCGGTCGCTGCGCATCCAACGGACGACCATCCGCGAGCAGCGCCTCATCGCCTTCGTGGTCGCCCTCTCGCTCGGCGCCATCGAGGTGCTCACGGTGCTCACGCCCACGAACGGGGTCTTCGGCCACACGGATGCGGTCGACGGACCGTGGGTGGATGCCGCGATCGACGCCGCGGTCGCCCTCTTCTTCGCCGACGGACTGCGGCGCGGCCGTCGCTGGGCGTGGGGGTGGACGGTCGGCTGGGCGATCTTCAACGTCGTCATCGCCGCACTGCTCGTCGCGCTCCTCCTCTCCGGTGCCGGCGGCGTGCAGGCCACGCTCGGAGACTTCAGCGTGTCCATCGCGACGTCGACCCTGTGGCTCCTCTTCCTCGTCTATCTCGTCTGGGTGCGCCGCGCCTTCCGCGCGAAGCGCAGAGCGCGGCTCGGGGCGCAGCCGGCGCCGACCGTCGACGAGGTCAAGGAGCTGCTGCGCAGCGACGGGGGCGGAACCCTCTCGTGGATGACGACGTGGGACGGCAACGACTACTTCCGCACCTCCGACGGCATCGTCGCGTATCAGCGGCGGTCGGGCGTGGCCATCGTGCTCGCCGACCCGCTGGGGCCCGCGGCATCCCGTCCCGCGTCCGTCCGGGAGTTCATCGAGGGTGCGGAGCGGGCGGCCCTCATCCCCTGCTTTTTCAGCGCCGGCGAGCAGACGCGAGCGGCGGTGCCGGAGGGATGGCGCAGCCTCGTCGTCGCCGACGACACGATCGTCGACCTCCCCGGCCTCGCCTTCACGGGCAAGCAGTGGAACTCCGTGCGGTCGTCGCTCAACCGCGCAGGCCGGGAGGAGATGACGTTCCGCCTGACGCGGCTCGCCGACGAGCCCTGGGGCATCCAGCAGCAGCTGCGCGCGATCTCCGAGATGTGGGTGGGCGACAAGGGTCTCCCCGAGATGGGCTTCACGCTCGGCACGCTCGACGAGGCGGCGGATCCCGAGGTGCGGCTCGCCCTCGCGATCTCACCGAAGGGCGACGTCGACGGATTCCTGTCGTGGCTGCCCGTCTACGGTGGCGGCGGCGAGGTGCACGGCTGGACGCTCGACCTCATGCGTCGGCGCGAAGGCGGCTTCGGGCCTGTCATGGAATACCTCATCGGATCGTCCGCCCGGCACTTCTCCGACGAGGGAGCGCAGATCCTGTCGCTCTCCGGTGCCCCGCTGACGCACGACTATCCGGAGGATGCCGGCCCCATCGCCGACCTCACCGACAAACTCGCCGAAATGCTCGAGCCGGTCTACGGCTTCCGGTCGCTGCACCGATTCAAGGAGAAGTTCCACCCGCGGTACGAGACGATGTATCTCCTCTACCGCGACGAGACCGACCTCACGCGGATCGCCGCGGGACTGACCCGCGCCTTCCTGCCCGATGCGACGCTGCGTCAATTCGCGAGCGCCGGACTCGAACTCGTGCGCGGCGAAAAGGACTGA
- a CDS encoding FHA domain-containing protein, giving the protein MSELTLLLLRIGFLVLLWAFVFAVVYSLRADLFGVKVRRMPEPQAAATPGPTSSSASAPTAAAPSVKPAAAVKGGKATTATVSRIVITSGPKTGLELPLGTEPLTIGRSSESGLVVRDDYTSSHHARLLLWGDQWMIQDLDSTNGTWHDGVRVTTPVPVIVGAPIKVGATTFELRK; this is encoded by the coding sequence GTGAGCGAGCTCACGCTCCTCCTCCTGCGCATCGGCTTCCTCGTGCTGCTGTGGGCGTTCGTGTTCGCCGTCGTCTACTCGCTGCGGGCCGATCTCTTCGGCGTCAAGGTGCGCAGGATGCCGGAGCCCCAGGCCGCGGCGACGCCGGGGCCGACCTCGAGCTCGGCATCCGCCCCCACCGCCGCGGCTCCGTCCGTCAAGCCGGCGGCTGCCGTCAAGGGCGGCAAGGCGACGACGGCCACCGTCTCGCGCATCGTCATCACGAGCGGTCCGAAGACCGGCCTCGAGCTGCCGCTCGGGACGGAGCCGCTGACGATCGGGCGCTCGAGCGAGTCGGGCCTCGTCGTGCGCGACGACTACACCTCGAGCCATCACGCGCGGCTGCTCCTGTGGGGCGACCAGTGGATGATCCAGGACCTCGACTCGACCAACGGCACGTGGCATGACGGGGTGCGCGTCACGACGCCCGTCCCGGTGATCGTCGGCGCCCCGATCAAGGTCGGCGCCACGACGTTCGAGCTGCGGAAGTAA
- a CDS encoding HAD hydrolase-like protein, with amino-acid sequence MPTRSPWTCVLWDVDGTVVDASDGILRRLTIALEHFGKPRPTRAELVHWIGPPMYESFQANVGMTPAEASEAVSFYRTLGKADGYTTGAKLFPGIADLIAEVSANGIAQATASSKPEIQVQALMDHFGLEPYITSIVGATLDERTLSAKSDIVAEALRRLAAAGVDTSRPVLVGDRHHDVEGGAEHGVPVIFVRWGFSWPHEADGAQAAVDTVEELRALLLVGDADA; translated from the coding sequence ATGCCTACCCGATCGCCGTGGACCTGCGTCCTGTGGGACGTGGACGGGACGGTGGTCGATGCCTCCGACGGAATCCTCCGCCGCCTCACCATCGCCCTCGAGCACTTCGGCAAGCCGCGTCCGACGCGCGCCGAGCTCGTGCACTGGATCGGTCCGCCGATGTACGAGTCGTTCCAGGCCAACGTCGGCATGACGCCGGCCGAAGCCTCCGAGGCTGTCTCGTTCTACCGCACACTCGGCAAGGCCGACGGGTACACGACGGGCGCCAAGCTCTTCCCGGGCATCGCCGACCTCATCGCCGAGGTCTCGGCGAACGGCATCGCACAGGCCACGGCGAGCTCCAAGCCGGAGATCCAGGTGCAGGCGCTCATGGACCACTTCGGCCTCGAGCCCTATATCACCTCGATCGTCGGCGCGACGCTCGACGAGCGCACGCTGAGCGCGAAGTCCGACATCGTCGCCGAGGCGCTGCGGCGGCTCGCGGCGGCGGGGGTCGACACGAGCCGTCCCGTGCTCGTCGGCGACCGTCACCACGACGTCGAAGGCGGTGCGGAGCACGGTGTGCCGGTCATCTTCGTGCGGTGGGGCTTCAGCTGGCCGCACGAGGCCGACGGCGCGCAGGCCGCCGTCGACACCGTCGAGGAGCTGCGGGCGCTGCTGCTCGTCGGGGACGCCGATGCCTGA
- a CDS encoding cold-shock protein, whose product MSTQGTVKWFNSEKGFGFIAPDEGGADVFAHYTAIQAGGYRSLEENQRVEFEIAQGPKGLQAENIRPLA is encoded by the coding sequence ATGAGCACGCAGGGCACCGTCAAGTGGTTCAACTCGGAGAAGGGCTTCGGCTTCATCGCGCCGGATGAGGGTGGCGCAGACGTGTTCGCGCACTACACCGCCATCCAGGCCGGCGGCTACCGCTCCCTCGAGGAGAACCAGCGCGTGGAGTTCGAGATCGCGCAGGGCCCCAAGGGACTGCAGGCCGAGAACATCCGCCCCCTCGCCTGA
- a CDS encoding helix-turn-helix domain-containing protein: MDELLTTAEAAEYLRQTPSALNQWRVARRGPRFVRIGKRVLYRQSDLTAFVDASVVVERAVVAEAS, translated from the coding sequence ATGGACGAACTGCTCACGACAGCCGAAGCCGCCGAGTATCTGAGGCAGACACCCTCGGCGCTCAATCAGTGGCGTGTCGCTCGGCGCGGTCCCAGGTTCGTGCGCATCGGTAAGCGGGTTCTCTATCGCCAGTCCGACCTCACCGCGTTCGTCGACGCCTCTGTCGTCGTAGAGCGCGCAGTCGTCGCGGAGGCGTCGTGA
- a CDS encoding GNAT family N-acetyltransferase encodes MGHIELRDLDDDDLDAVYEMMRDPEAIAQAAFTASDPDDRGAFDTWIGRERASSDVDTFVVTERGGFAGTAALFTVDGDREVTFWIARHAWGRGVATAALRLLIAREPIRPLFARASADNAAFIAVLERCGFTEVSRTPSFAPGVGREVEVVLFTLVPTLDGI; translated from the coding sequence GTGGGCCACATCGAGCTGCGCGACCTCGACGACGACGACCTCGACGCCGTCTACGAGATGATGCGCGACCCCGAGGCGATCGCTCAGGCCGCGTTCACGGCGTCCGATCCCGACGACCGCGGCGCGTTCGACACGTGGATCGGGCGCGAGCGCGCATCGAGCGACGTCGACACCTTCGTCGTCACGGAGCGCGGCGGCTTCGCCGGCACGGCGGCCCTCTTCACCGTCGACGGCGACCGCGAGGTGACCTTCTGGATCGCGCGGCACGCATGGGGCCGCGGCGTCGCGACGGCCGCGCTGCGACTGCTCATCGCCCGCGAGCCGATCCGCCCTCTCTTCGCCCGCGCGTCGGCGGACAACGCCGCCTTCATCGCGGTGCTGGAGCGCTGCGGCTTCACCGAGGTGTCGCGCACGCCGTCGTTCGCTCCCGGAGTGGGGCGAGAGGTCGAAGTCGTCCTCTTCACCCTCGTGCCGACCCTGGACGGCATCTGA
- a CDS encoding tyrosine-type recombinase/integrase produces MSRRRGVGSITPYTTKTGQRWRWQLRAPIDPERPELGTRPQGKGGYRTASEADDALQDARRKLRAHGRLAQRGTPTIGDYAEEWLASLTLEASTIEGYRKIVRNHVTPQLGSVRLDKLTATALAKHYRALEDHGRRDNKAPGAGLSANTVQKVHVLIGAMLNAALDDGHVTVNVAKKRRTVKAPTGKQVRSQKPEIQVWSAAELRAFLEWSQVTYADDFYALWHVYAWTGMRRSEALALRWSDVDLSTGRIAVRRAADTTARDTIKSTKTGQARPIDIDPETVDVLRRWKATRGSIALALARPDAYVFGDYEGRLRKPDDIGRRWDHRVAKARAALGVDELPRLTLKGLRHTHATLLLELGVHPKVVQERLGHSNISTTMNIYSHVTPTMQRDAVSRLAGLIGGAS; encoded by the coding sequence ATGAGTCGCCGGCGCGGCGTAGGCTCGATCACGCCCTACACGACGAAGACCGGCCAGCGTTGGCGCTGGCAGTTGCGCGCGCCGATCGATCCCGAGCGGCCCGAGCTGGGTACGCGCCCGCAGGGCAAGGGCGGATATCGCACAGCGTCGGAGGCCGACGATGCTTTGCAGGATGCTCGACGCAAGCTCCGCGCTCATGGTCGGCTCGCCCAGCGCGGCACCCCCACGATCGGCGACTATGCCGAGGAGTGGCTGGCTTCGCTGACGCTCGAAGCGTCCACGATCGAGGGCTACCGGAAGATCGTTCGCAACCATGTCACCCCGCAGCTCGGATCGGTGAGGCTCGACAAGCTGACAGCGACGGCGCTGGCGAAGCACTACCGCGCGTTGGAGGATCACGGGCGCCGCGACAACAAGGCGCCCGGCGCCGGCCTCTCAGCCAATACCGTCCAGAAGGTGCACGTGCTCATCGGCGCGATGCTGAATGCCGCGCTCGACGACGGTCACGTGACCGTCAACGTTGCCAAGAAGCGGCGCACCGTGAAGGCGCCCACGGGCAAGCAGGTGCGGTCGCAGAAGCCCGAGATTCAGGTGTGGAGTGCGGCCGAGCTGCGCGCGTTCCTCGAGTGGTCGCAGGTTACCTATGCCGACGACTTCTATGCGCTCTGGCACGTGTACGCGTGGACGGGCATGCGCCGATCCGAAGCTCTCGCGCTGCGGTGGAGCGACGTCGACCTGAGCACGGGTCGCATCGCTGTGCGACGAGCGGCCGACACGACGGCGCGCGACACGATCAAGAGCACGAAGACCGGCCAGGCGCGGCCGATCGACATCGACCCGGAGACGGTCGACGTGCTGCGGCGCTGGAAGGCGACTCGGGGAAGCATCGCGCTCGCGCTCGCCCGGCCTGACGCCTACGTGTTCGGCGACTATGAGGGCCGGCTGCGCAAGCCCGACGACATCGGCCGACGCTGGGATCATCGCGTCGCGAAGGCTCGTGCGGCGCTCGGCGTCGACGAGTTGCCGCGCCTCACGCTCAAGGGCCTGCGCCACACGCACGCGACGCTGCTCCTTGAGCTCGGCGTGCACCCGAAGGTGGTTCAGGAGCGCCTCGGCCACTCCAACATCTCGACGACGATGAACATCTACAGCCACGTCACGCCGACGATGCAGCGGGACGCCGTTTCGCGGCTCGCTGGGCTGATCGGAGGCGCGTCGTGA
- a CDS encoding Fic family protein codes for MAIPDRFPFLSFSFDPSTLSPDIWMLLGEAMSKCQHLAGAPLKPEAAKSLASVYLARGVAATTAIEGNTLSATEVQQIVDKGSADVPESRTYLEREVQNVLGAIRELDAALQLGERPQIDVARLCSLNAKVLDGIPDKPEVVPGHIREHDVVAGTYKAPHWTEVPDLLERFVRWLEELRDGLDMRTREEDRFVNAFLSAVLSHLYIAWIHPFGNGNGRLARLVEVQILSESGVVPLVATNLLSDHYNKTRDAYYLALNAAQKDIGAFVRYAARGFVDELREQIAVVRRENVLIHWESYVHQIFKEQPRTQTRDRQREVALTMVTGAEVSPEALTDLSTSLARQYATAGPRTPARDLNDLVKLGLFVKVGHRRFRARREIIEAFIPPTFH; via the coding sequence GTGGCTATCCCCGACCGGTTTCCGTTCTTAAGCTTCTCGTTTGACCCCAGCACCCTCTCCCCGGATATCTGGATGCTTCTGGGCGAAGCAATGAGCAAGTGCCAGCATCTAGCAGGGGCACCGCTCAAACCGGAGGCGGCCAAGTCCCTCGCGTCCGTCTACCTCGCGCGCGGGGTAGCGGCTACGACGGCCATCGAAGGGAACACTCTTTCGGCGACCGAAGTGCAACAGATCGTAGACAAGGGGTCCGCCGACGTCCCCGAATCGCGCACCTACCTCGAACGAGAGGTACAGAACGTCTTGGGCGCCATCCGCGAGCTCGACGCCGCGCTTCAACTCGGAGAACGCCCGCAAATCGACGTTGCCCGTCTGTGCAGCCTCAATGCCAAAGTGCTCGACGGCATCCCCGACAAGCCGGAGGTCGTCCCCGGCCATATCCGTGAGCACGATGTCGTCGCTGGCACCTACAAGGCACCGCATTGGACGGAGGTCCCCGATCTCCTGGAACGATTTGTGCGGTGGCTTGAGGAGCTCCGAGACGGGCTTGATATGCGCACTCGCGAGGAAGATCGCTTCGTCAATGCCTTCCTGAGTGCTGTGCTCTCGCATCTATACATCGCTTGGATTCATCCCTTTGGCAACGGCAACGGCCGACTCGCACGACTTGTCGAGGTCCAGATCTTGTCGGAATCCGGGGTCGTCCCGCTTGTCGCGACTAATCTGCTCTCCGACCACTACAACAAGACGCGCGACGCGTACTACCTTGCCCTCAACGCCGCGCAGAAAGACATCGGCGCCTTCGTGCGCTACGCCGCACGAGGATTCGTAGATGAACTGCGTGAGCAGATCGCGGTGGTCCGTCGCGAGAACGTGTTGATCCACTGGGAGAGCTACGTCCACCAAATCTTCAAGGAGCAGCCGAGGACTCAGACGCGCGATCGTCAGCGAGAGGTGGCTCTGACGATGGTCACGGGCGCTGAGGTTTCTCCGGAGGCGCTCACCGATCTTTCGACGTCTCTAGCGCGTCAGTACGCGACTGCCGGTCCGAGGACACCCGCCCGCGACCTCAACGACCTGGTCAAGCTCGGACTGTTCGTCAAGGTCGGGCATCGCCGATTCCGCGCACGCCGCGAGATCATCGAAGCCTTTATTCCACCCACATTCCATTAG
- a CDS encoding tyrosine-type recombinase/integrase, with translation MNPNPPSTKGMWHGARSLDPTTAARWIDALDAYRASQERRVSEGLVRTRVKHLRRFALFAGVSPWHVSERQVGEWLLSIEGLASSTQTSMRSALRSFYRWGLEAGRATADPTETVTHQSLKLPVPPQWEEPIIAFERHLWSRGMQPETVRAWGEQLRTFARDHASRGPFELTVDDLFEWMAGKRWARETRRNRKSLLRTFYGWAVDTERITVEDDPTQRLPKIKGADPVARPATDDEYAGALAAADERWTLALRLAAELGMRRAEVARVHSSDIRQDARGQWTLTVHGKGAKIRVLPLPESLSVALRSQPVGYLFPGRIVEKQAHVAREGHLSARYMGKQIAELLPPGVTMHTLRHRFATRAYNVDRDVLTVQRLLGHASPATTQRYVRVSDEKMRALVESVSGR, from the coding sequence ATGAATCCGAACCCGCCCAGCACCAAGGGCATGTGGCATGGAGCGCGGTCACTTGATCCCACGACGGCGGCACGCTGGATCGACGCCCTTGATGCCTACCGGGCATCCCAGGAACGGCGCGTGAGCGAGGGGCTCGTGCGCACGCGCGTGAAGCACCTTCGCCGATTCGCTCTCTTCGCGGGGGTCTCACCGTGGCATGTGTCCGAGCGTCAGGTCGGTGAGTGGTTGCTCAGCATTGAGGGACTCGCCTCGTCGACCCAAACCTCGATGCGATCGGCGCTTCGAAGCTTCTACAGGTGGGGACTCGAAGCCGGCCGGGCCACGGCCGACCCGACCGAGACCGTCACCCATCAATCCCTGAAGCTCCCCGTACCGCCCCAGTGGGAAGAACCGATCATCGCGTTCGAGCGGCATCTGTGGTCGCGGGGGATGCAGCCAGAGACGGTGCGCGCGTGGGGCGAGCAGCTGCGCACCTTTGCGCGGGATCACGCGAGCCGTGGACCGTTCGAACTGACCGTCGATGACCTATTCGAGTGGATGGCCGGCAAGCGATGGGCGCGGGAGACCCGGCGAAACCGAAAGAGCCTGCTCCGCACGTTCTACGGCTGGGCCGTCGACACGGAGCGGATCACGGTGGAGGACGACCCGACGCAACGTCTGCCCAAGATCAAGGGTGCCGATCCGGTTGCGCGCCCGGCGACAGACGACGAATACGCCGGCGCACTCGCAGCCGCCGATGAACGCTGGACGCTCGCTCTGCGCCTCGCCGCGGAGTTGGGCATGCGGCGAGCCGAGGTTGCACGCGTGCACTCAAGCGACATCCGTCAAGACGCACGGGGTCAATGGACGCTCACGGTGCACGGGAAGGGCGCGAAGATCAGAGTCCTTCCGCTTCCTGAGTCGCTGAGCGTCGCCTTGCGGAGTCAACCGGTGGGCTATCTCTTCCCGGGCCGGATCGTCGAGAAGCAGGCGCACGTGGCGCGAGAGGGCCACCTCTCAGCGCGCTACATGGGCAAGCAGATCGCCGAGCTGCTCCCACCCGGGGTGACCATGCACACTCTCCGACACCGGTTCGCCACACGTGCCTACAACGTCGATCGAGACGTGCTTACGGTCCAGCGCTTACTCGGGCACGCCTCGCCTGCTACCACTCAGCGGTACGTGCGCGTGAGCGACGAGAAGATGCGCGCGCTTGTCGAGTCGGTGAGCGGCCGATGA
- a CDS encoding DUF3662 and FHA domain-containing protein — translation MGLLDSFEKGLERAVNSAFAKTFRSGIQPVEIASALRSELDKKAAVVSRDRILAPNTFTVRLAPSDDDKMRTIGPALGDELDALVHKHAKAQGYSFAGPVTITIARDDQLATGTLRVDSSTAQGTVSWRGVVDIEGRRHPLVKSRTVIGRGSDADITISDAGTSRKHVEILWDGERAMVRDLGSTNGTLLNGRKVGEAALTPDSTVTIGRTDIVFRVVAQAAPPTPPKPPLPSDVTRAFDLREGGPLP, via the coding sequence GTGGGACTACTTGACAGCTTCGAGAAGGGGCTCGAGCGCGCAGTGAACAGCGCGTTCGCGAAAACCTTCCGCAGCGGCATCCAGCCTGTCGAAATCGCGTCTGCGCTGCGGAGCGAGCTCGACAAGAAGGCTGCCGTCGTGAGCCGCGACCGCATCCTGGCGCCGAACACGTTCACGGTGCGGCTCGCGCCCTCCGACGACGACAAGATGCGCACGATCGGCCCCGCGCTCGGCGACGAGCTCGACGCGCTCGTGCACAAGCACGCCAAGGCGCAGGGCTACAGCTTCGCCGGTCCCGTCACGATCACGATCGCGCGTGACGACCAGCTGGCCACCGGCACGCTCCGGGTCGACTCCTCGACGGCGCAGGGCACGGTGTCGTGGCGCGGCGTCGTCGACATCGAGGGGCGACGGCATCCGCTCGTGAAGTCGCGCACGGTGATCGGACGCGGGAGCGACGCCGACATCACGATCTCCGACGCCGGCACGAGCCGCAAGCACGTCGAGATCCTGTGGGACGGCGAGCGCGCGATGGTCCGCGACCTCGGCTCGACGAACGGCACGCTGCTCAACGGGCGCAAGGTCGGCGAGGCGGCGCTCACCCCCGACTCGACGGTGACGATCGGGCGCACCGACATCGTCTTCCGCGTCGTCGCGCAGGCGGCTCCGCCGACTCCGCCGAAGCCGCCGCTGCCGTCCGATGTGACGCGCGCGTTCGACCTCCGCGAGGGAGGGCCTCTGCCGTGA
- a CDS encoding GntR family transcriptional regulator has product MTTVPLMPVDPRGTVLGDEVYAAIGEAILDGRLKPGEHLRDQELARWLGVSRTPVREALQRLERTGLVEVAPNRYTRVTMPDPGLIGETHEFVVLLLGSIVRLAADRISDEELDDVLGQVDRVIEASRSDDRMGIIDGSARLFETLTLAARNRPFVRVMREAELVIRRNLAGWHPYVECPVQRSAGYEEFRAAMVERDGERAERALRAQHGLS; this is encoded by the coding sequence ATGACCACCGTTCCGCTCATGCCCGTGGACCCGCGCGGCACCGTGCTCGGAGACGAGGTGTACGCCGCGATCGGCGAGGCGATCCTCGACGGACGCCTCAAGCCCGGCGAGCACCTTCGCGACCAAGAGCTCGCGCGGTGGCTCGGCGTCTCCCGGACCCCCGTGCGCGAGGCGCTGCAGCGACTCGAGCGAACGGGTCTCGTCGAGGTGGCGCCCAACCGCTACACGCGCGTCACGATGCCGGATCCCGGTCTCATCGGCGAGACGCACGAATTCGTCGTGCTGCTGCTGGGGAGCATCGTCCGCCTCGCGGCGGACCGGATCAGCGACGAGGAGCTCGACGACGTCCTCGGCCAGGTCGACCGCGTCATCGAGGCATCCCGTTCCGACGACCGCATGGGCATCATCGACGGGAGCGCGCGGCTCTTCGAGACCCTGACGCTCGCGGCGCGGAACCGGCCCTTCGTGCGGGTCATGCGCGAGGCCGAGCTCGTCATCCGCCGCAATCTCGCCGGCTGGCACCCGTACGTCGAGTGCCCCGTCCAGCGCAGCGCAGGCTACGAGGAGTTCCGGGCGGCCATGGTCGAGCGCGACGGCGAGCGCGCCGAGCGCGCGCTGCGTGCCCAGCACGGCCTGTCCTGA
- a CDS encoding PP2C family serine/threonine-protein phosphatase — protein sequence MVFQGSSAAISHTGKVRSNNQDSGYAGSNLFVVADGMGGHAGGDVASSLAIARLEALDHPYTTTSEAELALRDAISDAAGELSDTVRIRPELAGMGTTVSALVMVDQYAVIAHIGDSRIYLYRDDTLTQITTDHTFVQRLVDSGRITPEEARYHPRRSVLMRVLGDMDTDPEVDTFIMPTQPGDRWLLCSDGLSGVVDDPHTAKALAQGLPPGRTADILLKHALDGGAPDNVTIVLVDVGGQHPVFSGTATIVGSASNPVGIEVPAARSGRSSWLHPVRQAANEPTHFEPAPEFLEELIEEDRRRARRRRLGWIVGAALAVLLLAFGAFLGYQWTQTRYFVGADEDSVVIYRGIQQDIGPISLSTPYQDTGIPLDDLTEFTRAAVEQTISAASLQEAQRIVASLAQPTGGSE from the coding sequence ATGGTCTTCCAGGGCTCGAGCGCTGCGATCTCGCACACCGGCAAGGTGCGCTCCAACAACCAGGACTCCGGCTATGCCGGCTCGAACCTGTTCGTGGTCGCCGACGGCATGGGCGGGCACGCGGGCGGCGACGTCGCGTCGAGCCTGGCGATCGCGCGCCTCGAGGCCCTCGATCACCCCTACACGACGACGTCCGAGGCCGAGCTCGCCCTCCGCGACGCCATCTCGGATGCCGCCGGCGAACTGAGCGACACCGTCCGGATCCGGCCCGAGCTGGCCGGCATGGGCACGACCGTCAGCGCGCTCGTGATGGTCGACCAGTACGCCGTCATCGCCCACATCGGCGATTCGCGCATCTACCTGTACCGCGACGACACCCTCACCCAGATCACGACCGACCACACGTTCGTGCAGCGTCTCGTGGACTCGGGCCGCATCACGCCCGAGGAGGCCCGGTACCACCCGCGCCGCTCCGTGCTCATGCGCGTGCTCGGCGACATGGACACCGACCCCGAGGTCGACACGTTCATCATGCCGACGCAGCCGGGTGACCGCTGGCTGCTCTGCTCCGACGGGCTCTCGGGTGTCGTCGACGACCCGCACACGGCGAAGGCGCTCGCGCAGGGCCTGCCGCCGGGGCGGACGGCCGACATCCTCCTGAAGCACGCCCTCGACGGCGGGGCGCCCGACAACGTCACGATCGTCCTCGTCGACGTGGGCGGGCAGCATCCCGTGTTCTCCGGCACCGCCACGATCGTCGGGTCGGCCTCCAATCCCGTGGGCATCGAGGTGCCGGCCGCGCGGTCGGGCCGCTCGAGCTGGCTGCATCCCGTGCGCCAGGCCGCGAACGAGCCGACGCACTTCGAGCCGGCGCCCGAGTTCCTCGAGGAGCTCATCGAGGAGGACCGCCGCCGTGCGCGTCGCCGGCGTCTCGGCTGGATCGTGGGCGCCGCCCTCGCGGTCCTGCTGCTCGCCTTCGGCGCCTTCCTCGGGTACCAGTGGACCCAGACGCGCTACTTCGTCGGCGCCGACGAGGACAGCGTCGTGATCTACCGCGGCATCCAGCAGGACATCGGGCCGATCTCGCTTTCTACGCCCTATCAGGACACCGGCATCCCCCTCGACGATCTCACCGAGTTCACGCGCGCCGCCGTCGAGCAGACGATCTCGGCCGCCTCTCTGCAGGAGGCGCAGCGCATCGTCGCGAGCCTCGCCCAGCCGACGGGAGGGAGCGAATGA